Proteins encoded within one genomic window of Gallus gallus isolate bGalGal1 chromosome 1, bGalGal1.mat.broiler.GRCg7b, whole genome shotgun sequence:
- the FAM107B gene encoding protein FAM107B isoform X3: MLGSSSSNRKRKRSHSQVNELTRRPNALGTRLETTRDDTTSTARTGARPAPGARPVALTADGDSRALRAHLRADSGPAGSPSPSPLSLSALFSLSFPLALLPPAPDNKDNAGLGPGAAPAVTQRQTRPRPAPPRRSLRRGRDRAARVAGPCRHSASGRVPRSLLRSLLPSRGLSPLVPRGEPPRRVLAPFFLSSKLRSFSEL; encoded by the exons ATGCTTGGAAGCTCCTCTTCcaacaggaagagaaagaggagtcACTCGCAGGTGAACGAGCTCACTCGGCGACCTAACGCCCTCGGCACGCGTTTGGAAACCACCCGCGATGACACCACGAGCACTGCGCGTACCGGAGCCCGTCCCGCTCCCGGAGCCCGTCCCGTTGCCCTCACGGCGGATGGAGACAGCCGCGCGCTCCGCGCCCACCTCAGGGCAGACTCCGGCCCGGCGGGCAGCCCGTCCCCCTCCCCTCTGTCTCTCTCagcccttttttccctttctttccccctcgCTCTTCTTCCCCCCGCTCCTGACAACAAAGACAACGCGGGGCTCgggcccggggccgccccggcGGTGACTCAGCGGCAGacccgcccccggcccgccccgccccgtcGCTCCCTCAGGCGAGGCCGGGACAGAGCCGCGCGTGTGGCGGGGCCGTGCCGGCACTCAGCGAGCGGGCGGGTACCGCGCAGCCTCCTCCGTTCTCTCCTCCCGTCCCGGGGTCTCTCTCCCCTCGTTCCCCGCGGAGAGCCGCCCCGGCGAG tcttggcacctttttttctctcttcaaagtTAAGAAGTTTCTctgagctgtga